Proteins encoded together in one Coffea arabica cultivar ET-39 chromosome 2c, Coffea Arabica ET-39 HiFi, whole genome shotgun sequence window:
- the LOC113726716 gene encoding mitogen-activated protein kinase kinase kinase 1-like, with amino-acid sequence MNYAVKQKRSIRKLDRRNATKNIDYDASDSPSTSSSFDESSTHRGRYLDPRQLSERTSFRIEGIEGEFDLICRSLGLSGPDDFSIPVAAWEARKVSSPSAQIRSSRFRDNFGDNDQLAESFSATVVLRDQLKCDSDCAELAQIDAIVGKTSEKDDYGDGKLLYLKVAGTDGCGDDNLCNEVIRGLRPPKLAPPPVVSSRTVDNTSSTWDLFRAFGPPDDRGLNGSKQSKVENGVADQNYAQELESMSNQAIVSESCSDSSNDENDTVDNSLNLMAASVCCVSPSATYRRSINSWQKGEILGSGSFGTVYEGYTDDGLFFAVKEVSLLDQGSQGKQCIYQLEQEILLLSQFQHDNIVQYLGTEKDDSKLYIFLELVTKGSLLSLYQKYNLRDSQVSAYTRQILSGLNYLHQRNVVHRDIKCANILVDVSGSVKVADFGLAKATKLNDIKSCKGTPYWMAPEVVNRKNHGYGLAADIWSLGCTVLEMLTGRIPYSHLEGMQALFRIGRGEPPPIPNSLSRDAQDFILECLQVNPDARPTAAQLLNHPFVRKLPSAFPSPVSPHYSGTRP; translated from the exons ATGAATTATGCAGTGAAGCAGAAGAGAAGTATACGGAAGCTTGATCGGAGAAACGCGACCAAGAACATCGATTATGATGCGTCGGACTCGCCTTCGACGTCGTCTTCATTCGACGAGTCATCGACCCACCGGGGACGATATCTGGACCCGCGCCAGCTGTCTGAGCGGACTAGCTTTAgaattgaaggaattgaagGCGAGTTTGATCTGATTTGTCGGTCGCTAGGGCTTTCTGGACCTGACGATTTCTCGATTCCGGTCGCCGCTTGGGAAGCTAGGAAAGTTTCTTCTCCTTCGGCCCAAATTAGGAGTTCCAGGTTCCGTGATAATTTCGGTGATAACGATCAGTTAGCCGAGAGTTTTTCTGCTACGGTCGTTCTTAGAGATCAGCTTAAGTGCGACAGCGACTGTGCCGAATTAGCTCAAATTGATGCTATTGTTGGTAAAACAAGTGAAAAAGATGATTACGGAGATGGTAAATTGCTCTACTTGAAAGTCGCCGGAACGGATGGTTGTGGAGATGATAATTTGTGCAATGAAGTTATTAGAGGTCTCAGGCCGCCTAAATTGGCTCCTCCGCCTGTTGTTTCAAGCAGGACTGTGGACAACACTAGTTCAACATGGGATTTATTCAGGGCTTTTGGTCCTCCGGATGATAGGGGTTTAAATGGCTCTAAGCAGAGTAAGGTGGAGAATGGGGTAGCGGATCAAAATTATGCTCAAGAGTTGGAGAGTATGAGCAATCAGGCTATTGTTTCAGAATCTTGTTCGGATTCGtcaaatgatgaaaatgacACCGTTGATAATTCATTAAATTTGATGGCTGCATCTGTCTGTTGTGTTTCACCAAGTGCTACATATAGGCGCAGCATCAACTCTTGGCAAAAGGGAGAAATCCTTGGGAGTGGATCTTTTGGGACTGTCTATGAAGGCTACACGGA TGATGGGTTATTTTTTGCTGTAAAGGAGGTTTCTTTACTTGATCAAGGAAGCCAAGGGAAGCAATGTATTTATCAACTTGAGCAG GAGATTTTGCTTTTGAGTCAATTCCAGCATGACAATATAGTCCAATATCTTGGCACTGAGAAG GATGATAGTAAACTATATATCTTCTTGGAGCTTGTAACCAAAGGTTCACTTTTAAGTCTCTACCAAAAATATAATCTACGCGATTCCCAAGTCTCTGCGTACACAAGGCAGATCTTGAGTGGACTAAATTATCTTCATCAGCGAAATGTGGTGCACAG GGATATTAAATGTGCCAATATACTGGTTGATGTGAGCGGCTCTGTGAAAGTTGCAGATTTTGGGTTGGCAAAG GCAACCAAATTGAATGACATAAAATCTTGCAAGGGGACTCCATATTggatggctccagag GTTGTCAATCGAAAAAATCACGGGTATGGACTTGCTGCTGATATATGGAGCCTTGGGTGCACAGTGTTAGAGATGTTAACTGGTCGAATTCCCTACTCACATCTAGAAGGG ATGCAAGCATTGTTCAGAATTGGAAGGGGTGAACCTCCTCCCATACCTAATTCCTTATCAAGAGATGCTCAGGATTTTATCCTGGAATGCTTACAAGTCAATCCTGATGCCCGACCTACCGCTGCTCAACTTTTGAATCATCCATTTGTTAGAAAGCTACCATCAGCTTTCCCAAGCCCTGTATCTCCACACTATTCTGGAACAAGGCCATGA
- the LOC113724039 gene encoding probable WRKY transcription factor 72 isoform X1: protein MGPEETGMEIDLSLKLDAQREERTTEDQDDRHRQEVGKFPAEGKRETEVEEEAVDQEGHTTVDNSVCDETMKTEEISVLQLEMDRMKEENKALRKAVEQTMKDYYDLQMKFSVVQQNIQTKDPRTFLSLTGNNNSPSHEEQNKGSPRFLEMNHQTPPSTAQEDDAKQRHELGLSLTLQSSSTSQEKEDEYMGNIEKKEDTPKALITPMQNKLQRSSSLGGGISNHLSSPPNRKARVSVRARCEAATMNDGCQWRKYGQKIAKGNPCPRAYYRCTVAPGCPVRKQVQRCLEDMSILITTYEGTHNHPLPVGATAMASTASAAASFMLLDSSNPLSSDGIMSNFNRSAPFPYQSPQFINPSLSYASNLINIHPNDPSKGIVLDLTHNVNADARQFPIASSSSQQPSHSWMPKPLPGNYIGNNATNIVSDLFPRQLVEGGIGPKGEGNKLLAENVSAIASDPKFRVAVAAAISSLINKETQTTTTSHPPMAPSLIPTRDGEGGGTSSNSKNWILESLSTGGKPIQNSP from the exons ATGGGACCAGAAGAAACTGGAATGGAAATTGATCTATCACTCAAATTAGATGCTCAACGTGAAGAGAGAACAACAGAAGATCAGGATGACCGTCATCGCCAAGAAGTAGGAAAATTTCCAgctgaaggaaaaagagaaacagaagttgaagaagaagccGTTGATCAAGAAGGTCATACAACTGTGGATAATTCCGTATGTGATGAAACTATGAAGACAGAAGAG ATATCGGTATTGCAGCTGGAGATGGACCGCATGAAAGAGGAAAATAAGGCATTGAGAAAGGCAGTCGAGCAAACTATGAAAGATTACTATGATCTACAAATGAAATTTTCTGTTGTCCAACAAAATATTCAAACCAAG GATCCAAGAACTTTTCTTTCGCTTACGGGTAATAATAACAGCCCCAGTCATGAAGAGCAaaacaaaggaagtccaagaTTTTTAGAAATGAATCATCAAACACCGCCATCTACAGCTCAAGAAGATGATGCGAAACAACGTCATGAATTAGGGCTGTCGTTGACGCTGCAAAGCAGTAGTACAAGCCAAGAGAAAGAAGACGAATACATGGGAAATATTGAGAAAAAGGAAGATACCCCAAAAGCATTAATTACACCAATGCAAAATAAGCTACAAAGGAGCAGCAGTTTAGGAGGAGGAATCTCCAACCACCTTTCTTCCCCTCCCAACAGAAAAGCTAGGGTTTCCGTCAGGGCCAGATGTGAAGCTGCCACA ATGAACGATGGATGCCAATGGCGAAAATACGGCCAAAAAATTGCGAAAGGAAATCCTTGCCCGCGAGCCTACTATCGTTGCACTGTAGCACCAGGATGCCCAGTAAGAAAACAG GTGCAAAGATGCTTGGAGGACATGTCAATCCTGATCACAACCTACGAAGGAACACACAATCATCCATTGCCTGTGGGTGCAACAGCAATGGCATCAACAGCATCAGCAGCAGCATCATTTATGCTATTGGATTCTAGTAACCCTCTTTCATCAGATGGAATAATGTCCAATTTCAACCGATCAGCTCCATTTCCTTACCAGAGTCCTCAGTTCATAAATCCATCTTTATCTTATGCATCAAACCTGATAAACATTCATCCAAACGACCCGTCTAAAGGGATCGTTCTTGATCTCACGCATAATGTTAATGCTGACGCGAGACAATTTCCCATTGCTAGCTCTTCATCACAGCAACCGAGCCATTCTTGGATGCCTAAACCACTACCAGGGAATTATATTGGAAACAATGCTACTAATATTGTCAGTGATCTTTTCCCTCGTCAACTAGTGGAAGGTGGGATtggacctaaaggcgaaggaaACAAGTTATTGGCTGAAAATGTAAGTGCAATTGCTTCTGATCCTAAGTTTAGGGTTGCTGTCGCGGCTGCAATTTCCTCCCTCATTAATAAGGAAACCCAAACTACTACCACTAGTCATCCTCCTATGGCACCTTCTTTAATTCCCACAAGAGATGGTGAGGGTGGTGGTACCTCATCAAATAGCAAAAATTGGATTCTTGAATCTCTCTCCACAGGTGGTAAGCCCATTCAAAATTCCCCATGA
- the LOC113726719 gene encoding histone-binding protein MSI1, producing the protein MGKDEDEMRGEIEERLINEEYKIWKKNTPFLYDLVITHALEWPSLTVEWLPDREEPPGKDYSVQKMILGTHTSENEPNYLMLAQVQLPLEDAENDARHYDDDRSDFGGFGCANGKVQIIQQINHDGEVNRARYLPQNPFIIATKTVSAEVYVFDYSKHPSKPPLDGACNPDLRLRGHSTEGYGLSWSQFKQGHLLSGSDDAQICLWDINATPKNKALDAMQIFKIHEGVVEDVAWHLRHEYLFGSVGDDQYLHIWDLRSTASTKPIQSVVAHQSEVNCLAFNPFNEWVVATGSTDKTVKLFDLRKITTALHTFDCHKEEVFQVGWNPKNETILASCCLGRRLMVWDLSRIDEEQTPEDAEDGPPELLFIHGGHTSKISDFSWNPCEDWVVASVAEDNILQIWQMAENIYHDEDDLPGDDPTKAP; encoded by the exons ATGGGGAAAGATGAGGATGAGATGAGAGGGGAAATTGAGGAGCGGCTAATCAACGAGGAGTATAAAATCTGGAAGAAGAACACTCCTTTTCTTTACGATTTGGTCATTACTCATGCCCTCGAGTGGCCGTCTCTCACCGTCGAATGGCTTCCCGACCGGGAGGAGCCCCCCGGAAAAGACTACTCCGTTCAGAAGATGATTTTGGGGACCCACACTTCTGAGAACGAGCCTAATTATCTCATGCTTGCTCAGGTTCAACTCCCCCTCGAAGATGCCGAGAACGACGCCCGCCATTATGACGACGATCGGTCCGATTTCGGCGGATTTGGCTGTGCCAACGGAAAG GTACAAATAATCCAGCAAATAAATCATGATGGTGAAGTTAACCGTGCTCGTTATCTGCCCCAGAATCCGTTTATTATTGCAACTAAAACAGTTAGTGCAGAAGTTTATGTCTTTGATTATAGCAAGCATCCATCCAAGCCTCCTCTAGATGGTGCATGCAATCCTGATTTGAGGCTGAGAGGCCATAGCACTGAAGGCTATGGTTTATCCTGGAGTCAGTTCAAGCAGGGTCATTTATTGAGTGGTTCTGATGATGCCCAAATATGCTTGTGGGACATCAATGCTACTCCAAAGAATAAGGCTTTGGATGCCATGCAGATATTCAAG ATCCATGAGGGCGTTGTAGAAGATGTGGCATGGCATCTGAGGCATGAGTACTTGTTTGGTTCAGTTGGGGACGATCAATATCTTCACATATGGGATCTACGCTCTACAGCATCTACTAAGCCTATTCAGTCTGTAGTTGCTCACCAAAGTGAG GTTAACTGCTTGGCGTTCAATCCCTTTAATGAATGGGTTGTGGCAACTGGATCTACGGACAAGACTGTCAAGTTATTTGATTTACGCAAGATTACTACTGCTCTTCACACCTTTGATTGTCACAA GGAGGAGGTTTTCCAAGTGGGTTGGAACCCAAAGAATGAGACCATCCTAGCTTCTTGTTGTCTTGGTAGGAGACTCATGGTCTGGGATCTTAGCAG AATTGACGAAGAACAAACACCAGAGGATGCAGAAGATGGGCCGCCAGAGTTGCTTTTTATTCATGGTGGTCATACAAGTAAAATTTCAGACTTCTCATGGAACCCATGTGAAGACTGGGTTGTTGCTAGTGTAGCAGAGGACAACATACTTCAGATATGGCAGATGGCAGAGAACATTTACCACGATGAAGATGATCTACCTGGAGATGACCCAACAAAGGCCCCTTAG
- the LOC113726717 gene encoding kinetochore protein NDC80 homolog translates to MRNSTRRRAADSLASDRRPPPPTPTSVAPTPGEPWAFISTGRDSDASFASSRPSSSAGMKPRASAAPITNKSYQSASIDSINNYLSSHSFPISLKPPLPSAKDITETLKFLLSRMGFAPSKIDDDLQIVLKSLNCPVKLNKSALRAPGTPHSWPSLLAVIHWLVQINILDDSLISVRSNFESNDMLRYTTDSYLLFIKGDDEAVEALDDEYVKKLTSGREEMVEDLKGLEENVSESAKKLESLKTGPSQREVLEKEKSMLEEDVKKFHAMIEHLDRHMVTVENVLKEKEDQLNAKVLETKRVKEENEELKRKIEEQGINASDAERMRKELMAVEKDIKDAEILRNGWEEKRWRLNSEIEHKLQELEGQIIECNQAIRRLKLGIECQYQLNAEGSTTVKLLGLDYKSTLKPALASFEESIKKGSMEKLEELISLQQQSAEVEAKIEAKRNKAATCQSEIEEVEAHIDRIRKETQEYASRCASEASKMVEELEAETHNLEIVEKEATQFLKASKVKLQETTVQIDEEVQLCARELFLLIDSVSKYKEYMASKIADMKNELLETVGAIADMHKASLSAKLACKDPERGS, encoded by the exons ATGAGAAACTCCACTCGCCGCCGAGCCGCCGACTCCCTAGCATCCGACCGACGACCTCCGCCACCCACACCCACCAGCGTCGCCCCCACACCCGGTGAACCATGGGCCTTCATTTCCACAGGCCGCGACTCCGACGCCAGCTTCGCCAGCAGCCGCCCTTCTTCCTCTGCTGGCATGAAACCTCGCGCCTCCGCCGCCCCTATCACCAACAAATCCTACCAATCAGCTTCTATTGACTCCATCAACAACTACCTCTCCTCCCACTCCTTCCCCATTTCCCTCAAGCCACCTCTCCCCTCTGCTAAAGACATCACCGAAACCCTAAAATTCCTCCTCTCTCGCATGGGCTTCGCCCCCTCGAAAATCGATGACGACCTCCAAATTGTCTTGAAATCCTTAAATTGCCCTGTCAAACTGAACAAATCTGCCCTACGTGCTCCCGGCACGCCTCACTCTTGGCCTAGTTTACTTGCCGTAATTCACTGGCTTGTTCAGATTAATATACTTGATGATAGTCTAATAAGTGTTCGGTCAAATTTCGAGTCAAATGATATGCTCCGGTATACAACCGACAGTTATTTGTTGTTTATAAAGGGGGACGATGAGGCTGTGGAAGCGTTGGATGATGAATATGTGAAGAAGTTGACCAGTGGGAGGGAGGAAATGGTGGAAGATTTGAAAGGTTTGGAGGAGAATGTGAGTGAATCGGCTAAGAAATTGGAGTCGTTAAAGACGGGGCCTAGTCAGAGGGAGGTCTTGGAGAAAGAGAAGAGCATGTTGGAGGAGGACGTGAAGAAGTTTCATGCCATGATTGAGCATTTGGATCGGCATATGGTCACCGTGGAAAATGTTTTGAAGGAGAAGGAGGATCAATTGAATGCTAAGGTTTTGGAGACCAAGAGGGTTAAAGAGGAAAATGAGGAGTTGAAGAGAAAAATTGAGGAGCAGGGGATTAATGCCTCAGATGCGGAGAGGATGAGGAAAGAGTTGATGGCTGTAGAGAAGGATATCAAAGACGCTGAGATATTGAGGAATGGATGGGAGGAAAAGCGCTGGCGTCTGAATTCCGAAATCGAGCACAAACTCCAGGAGCTTGAGGGGCAGATCATTGAGTGTAATCAAGCTATCCGAAG GTTAAAGCTTGGAATTGAATGTCAGTATCAGCTGAATGCAGAAGGATCCACAACTGTCAAGTTGTTGGGGTTGGATTACAAGTCAACCCTCAAGCCTGCACTTGCCTCTTTTGAGGAGAGCATAAAGAAAGGCTCCATGGAGAAATTAGAAGAGTTGATAAGCCTTCAGCAACAGTCAGCTGAGGTTGAAGCTAAAATAGAGGCTAAAAGGAATAAAGCTGCAACTTGTCAATCTGAAATAGAAGAG GTTGAAGCTCATATAGATAGAATAAGGAAAGAAACACAGGAGTACGCTTCAAGATGTGCATCTGAAGCTTCAAAGATGGTAGAGGAACTTGAAGCAGAAACTCATAACCTGGAAATTGTTGAAAAAGAAGCGACACAGTTTCTCAAG GCATCTAAGGTGAAGTTGCAGGAAACAACAGTGCAAATTGATGAAGAAGTTCAATTATGTGCTCGGGAActttttttgttgattgattCTGTTTCAAAATATAAGGAATACATGGCATCAAAAATTGCGGACATGAAAAATGAACTTTTAGAAACTGTAGGTGCCATAGCCGATATGCACAAAGCTTCTTTGTCAGCTAAATTGGCTTGTAAAGATCCAGAAAGGGGTTCATGA
- the LOC113724039 gene encoding probable WRKY transcription factor 9 isoform X2 — protein MDRMKEENKALRKAVEQTMKDYYDLQMKFSVVQQNIQTKDPRTFLSLTGNNNSPSHEEQNKGSPRFLEMNHQTPPSTAQEDDAKQRHELGLSLTLQSSSTSQEKEDEYMGNIEKKEDTPKALITPMQNKLQRSSSLGGGISNHLSSPPNRKARVSVRARCEAATMNDGCQWRKYGQKIAKGNPCPRAYYRCTVAPGCPVRKQVQRCLEDMSILITTYEGTHNHPLPVGATAMASTASAAASFMLLDSSNPLSSDGIMSNFNRSAPFPYQSPQFINPSLSYASNLINIHPNDPSKGIVLDLTHNVNADARQFPIASSSSQQPSHSWMPKPLPGNYIGNNATNIVSDLFPRQLVEGGIGPKGEGNKLLAENVSAIASDPKFRVAVAAAISSLINKETQTTTTSHPPMAPSLIPTRDGEGGGTSSNSKNWILESLSTGGKPIQNSP, from the exons ATGGACCGCATGAAAGAGGAAAATAAGGCATTGAGAAAGGCAGTCGAGCAAACTATGAAAGATTACTATGATCTACAAATGAAATTTTCTGTTGTCCAACAAAATATTCAAACCAAG GATCCAAGAACTTTTCTTTCGCTTACGGGTAATAATAACAGCCCCAGTCATGAAGAGCAaaacaaaggaagtccaagaTTTTTAGAAATGAATCATCAAACACCGCCATCTACAGCTCAAGAAGATGATGCGAAACAACGTCATGAATTAGGGCTGTCGTTGACGCTGCAAAGCAGTAGTACAAGCCAAGAGAAAGAAGACGAATACATGGGAAATATTGAGAAAAAGGAAGATACCCCAAAAGCATTAATTACACCAATGCAAAATAAGCTACAAAGGAGCAGCAGTTTAGGAGGAGGAATCTCCAACCACCTTTCTTCCCCTCCCAACAGAAAAGCTAGGGTTTCCGTCAGGGCCAGATGTGAAGCTGCCACA ATGAACGATGGATGCCAATGGCGAAAATACGGCCAAAAAATTGCGAAAGGAAATCCTTGCCCGCGAGCCTACTATCGTTGCACTGTAGCACCAGGATGCCCAGTAAGAAAACAG GTGCAAAGATGCTTGGAGGACATGTCAATCCTGATCACAACCTACGAAGGAACACACAATCATCCATTGCCTGTGGGTGCAACAGCAATGGCATCAACAGCATCAGCAGCAGCATCATTTATGCTATTGGATTCTAGTAACCCTCTTTCATCAGATGGAATAATGTCCAATTTCAACCGATCAGCTCCATTTCCTTACCAGAGTCCTCAGTTCATAAATCCATCTTTATCTTATGCATCAAACCTGATAAACATTCATCCAAACGACCCGTCTAAAGGGATCGTTCTTGATCTCACGCATAATGTTAATGCTGACGCGAGACAATTTCCCATTGCTAGCTCTTCATCACAGCAACCGAGCCATTCTTGGATGCCTAAACCACTACCAGGGAATTATATTGGAAACAATGCTACTAATATTGTCAGTGATCTTTTCCCTCGTCAACTAGTGGAAGGTGGGATtggacctaaaggcgaaggaaACAAGTTATTGGCTGAAAATGTAAGTGCAATTGCTTCTGATCCTAAGTTTAGGGTTGCTGTCGCGGCTGCAATTTCCTCCCTCATTAATAAGGAAACCCAAACTACTACCACTAGTCATCCTCCTATGGCACCTTCTTTAATTCCCACAAGAGATGGTGAGGGTGGTGGTACCTCATCAAATAGCAAAAATTGGATTCTTGAATCTCTCTCCACAGGTGGTAAGCCCATTCAAAATTCCCCATGA
- the LOC113726715 gene encoding uncharacterized protein yields MERSEPSLVPEWLKSSGSATGSGATSHPLSPSDDHAVSKLARNKSSVNHNDHEIGRSSVSDRTSASYFRRSSSSNGSGQMQSYSSFGRNHRGRDWDKDLYEPRDRDNLVVGGHKHRDYLDPPVNNFPGNFEKDGLRRSQSMVSRKRNEIWPKRSIADSNSASRNKSTDGNSLLDKGDSVGTVHKVVFERDFPSLGSEERQATSEVGRVPSPGLNTAIHGLPISASAIIAGDKWTSALAEVPAIVGGGGTGLSPGRQASLPSSPASLPSSTSAGLNMAETVAQGPRVQAAPKITSGTQRLEELAIRQSRQLIPMTPSMPKPSILNSSDKGKAKAGQPQHPVSSPLLSPSLRGGPVKTDASKTSNAGKLLVLKPPRERNGVSTASKDTLSPTSSTRAATSGIAVATSVTGLATSRGPAINPVSPGAERKHALPMLEKKPSSQAQSRNDFFNLMRKKSMPSSSSVADAGSAVSASTLDEPGELEVIPAPVIHEDEDVPSLDRLNGCQHTENDLFGIQSRSLPLFSEEEEAAFLHQLGWQENADEDGLTEEEINAFFRDLSKYMNSKPSSKSLQGVQPKFPLLLSSHGAIGAISSGSDSKLES; encoded by the exons ATGGAAAGAAGTGAACCCTCATTAGTTCCAGAATGGTTGAAAAGCAGCGGAAGTGCAACTGGAAGTGGGGCAACATCCCATCCACTTTCACCATCAG ATGATCATGCTGTATCAAAACTTGCTAGAAACAAGTCCTCGGTCAATCATAATGATCATGAAATAGGGCGATCATCTGTTTCCGATCGAACTTCCGCATCATATTTTCGCCGGAGTTCCAGTAGTAATGGTTCTGGTCAGATGCAGTCTTACAGTAGTTTTGGGAGGAATCACCGTGGTAGGGATTGGGATAAGGACCTGTATGAGCCTCGTGATAGAGATAACTTAGTTGTTGGAGGCCATAAGCACCGGGATTATTTAGATCCACCCGTCAATAATTTTCCTGGCAATTTTGAGAAGGATGGATTAAGGCGTTCTCAGTCAATGGTTTCTCGGAAGCGCAATGAGATTTGGCCTAAAAGATCAATAGCTGACTCAAATTCTGCCAGTAGAAACAAAAGTACTGATGGAAATAGCCTGCTTGATAAGGGCGATTCAGTTGGCACTGTACACAAAGTTGTATTTGAACGAGATTTTCCTTCCCTTGGATCAGAAGAAAGACAAGCAACTTCTGAGGTAGGAAGAGTCCCTTCTCCAGGATTAAATACTGCCATTCATGGTTTGCCAATTAGTGCCTCAGCTATCATTGCTGGGGATAAATGGACTTCAGCTCTGGCAGAGGTTCCTGCAATTGTTGGAGGTGGCGGTACTGGACTTTCACCTGGGCGACAAGCTTCGCTGCCTAGTTCTCCTGCTTCTTTGCCCTCAAGCACTTCCGCTGGTCTCAATATGGCTGAAACTGTTGCTCAGGGTCCTCGTGTTCAAGCTGCTCCAAAG ATAACTTCCGGAACACAAAGGCTTGAAGAACTGGCTATAAGACAGTCTCGCCAATTGATTCCAATGACTCCATCAATGCCTAAACCGTCG ATTTTGAATTCTTCTGataaaggaaaagcaaaagctGGACAGCCGCAGCATCCAGTTTCATCTCCTCTTCTGAGTCCTTCATTGCGTGGCGGGCCTGTTAAAACAGATGCTTCAAAGACAAGTAATGCTGGAAAGCTTCTTGTTCTCAAGCCTCCAAGAGAGCGGAATGGTGTGTCTACCGCTTCGAAGGATACCTTGAGCCCAACAAGTAGTACCAGGGCAGCAACTTCAGGCATTGCTGTTGCGACATCGGTGACTGGATTGGCTACCTCAAGGGGCCCTGCAATCAATCCTGTTTCCCCTGGTGCTGAGCGCAAGCATGCCCTTCCGATGTTGGAGAAGAAACCGAGTTCTCAAGCTCAGAGTCGAAATGACTTTTTTAATCTTATGAGGAAAAAATCTATGCCGAGCTCTTCTTCTGTTGCAGACGCTGGTTCTGCTGTGTCAGCCTCGACTCTTGATGAGCCTGGTGAACTAGAAGTTATCCCTGCTCCTGTTATTCATGAGGACGAAGATGTGCCATCATTAGACCGCCTGAATGGTTGCCAGCATACTGAGAATGACTTGTTCGGCATCCAGTCAAGATCTCTTCCACTGTTTTCAGAGGAGGAAGAGGCTGCATTTTTACACCAACTTGGTTGGCAGGAAAATGCCGATGAGGATGGTCTTACGGAGGAGGAGATTAATGCTTTCTTTAGGGATTTGAGTAAG TATATGAATTCAAAGCCGTCCTCAAAAAGTTTACAAGGAGTGCAACCGAAGTTTCCGTTGCTGCTCAGCTCACACGGTGCTATTGGTGCTATTTCTTCTGGATCTGACTCGAAGTTGGAGTCTTGA